From the Sulfuriferula nivalis genome, the window ACAGCTAAACATATTTGGGATAGGATTTCCGATTACATTATCAGTCGGATTTCTAGTAATCATTACCAGCCTGCCCTACCTCACCGCACCAATACTTGCAGCCTTCAATCAAACATTTAATTTCGTCCAGCGGATTTTCTTACCCTGAGAAATCAAAACTAACGTCAACCTTGAATCAGCTCACCTACCTCTGGCAATCTAAGATTCCAATCGTTGCGCCCAAAACAAAGCACGCAAATGTGCACGATTAACATCATCCATATTCATACTCAAATCACAACTTGGAATAGCAGCACCAACTTGCGACTGCTCACAGGCCTCCGCAATCAATAAAAATGGCGCATAAATACCTTGGCGCGTCATTAAGGCATCTGTGACAGCATCAGGTAGCTGTATTTGCTCCAATGCATCTTCCATGGTGACCCCAAGCAACCTGTCGAGTAGCGAGAACATACCCGTGATAAACAGATTCTCAGCTTCGGTTTTAGATAAATAAGATTTACCCAGCAACTCCATTAAACGCCCACGTGTAATGGCTGCTTGCATCAGCACCAATGATGCCGTTGAAGCATTGGCGCTTGCCAACAACACTGATAACCAGCGATACAACGGGTTATAACCCAATACTTGAATTGCGTGGCGCATAGACTCAATTTCAAAACCCAGACCGAATCCTGCAGAGTTAATATAATGTAACAGCTTGTATGAAATCGCTGGATCGTGTTTTAACGCATCCTCAATTTTAGGAATATCCGCATTATTACGAACCAGCTCCATCAGTTGCAACAACATAACTTGCGATGGATTCAAACCTGTATTTTTGGCAATTACCTGTCTGGGCGATAAGTAAAATTCCCCTGCAAATGCCTGTAAACCCAATGCTCCACAAGCATCATACTCCTGCCAGTTACTGATTTTACGTGCGATCATCCGTATCGGAGAGTTCTTCAACACCCCATAAATACGGGCTTGTGATGAAAAATTATCAGGATCAAAATAGACCTCTATAGCCGTTGCAAGAATTAACTGCTTAGGGTTTAGCGCCTTCATATCTACGCCGCGCAACAGTATGCCGTACCCTGCTTTACGTAACACTTTAACCTCAGCGTAAACAGCATCATCTTCCAGTTCACTCACATTAACAATTAAGTTGGTGGAGTTAGCGGGTAATTCTGAAAAGGCATTTTCCATAATTAGCGCAGCAGGCGCATATAAAAAATGACTGTATTTGTTGTGTGGCGCATCCTCACCATTTTCAACATTTTCCAGAACTAAATTTACTAATGCACGCGCATCCTCAATTTCATCAAATTCAACTAGTGCTGTTTTCAGCCACGAAAACTCATAACCCAACACTTGTTGTTGAGTATCTAATAATGGCTCACGCACCACCAACCTAACATCATTCATCGCTGTCCTTAGAATCCGAGGCTATCTAACAAATCATCAACTTGGCTCTGACTTGCCATCGTTGCACCATCTTCACCATGATTAATCACTGGCCCATTAAGCAAACTCGCATCCACCTCGCGCTTAATCTCAGCAGGAGCGTGCTCAACCAGCAACTGAACTAATTGGCTTTCCAAATTATGCGCTAAGTCCGTTATTTTACGAATAACCTGGCCAGTCAAGTCCTGAAAATCCTGTGCCATCATAATTTCCATCAACTGTACTTTTGTTGTGTTCGCATCTGCCGCCATCATTTGTAAAGATTGCGCAGTTGCAACAACCATTTCTCTACAAATAGCTTCACTAAATGGCTGATCCAGTAAGCTACGCCAATCATTAGCTATGTCGCTAGCATTACCAGCAATATTTTCCTGTAATGGCAGCGCCTTATCAGTTGCGTTGAGTACTCGCTGTGCTGCTTGTTCTGTCAATTTGGCCACATAAGACAAGCGATCACGCACATCAGGAATTTCTTGCGCGGCCTCTTGTATCACCTTATCAAAACCCAATTCACGCAAACTATCGTGCAACGTTCGCGTCAGCTGACCAACTTGTGACAACAATTCATCATGATTAGGCTGGCTCGCTTCAGCATTCTTTATGTTTTTTGGCGTTGCATTATCCATCATGCCTCCCGCTTACATACCTAATTTTTCAAAAATCTTACCTAATTTTTCATCCAGTGTAGCTGCAGTAAACGGCTTGACCACATAGCCATTCGCACCCGCTTGAGCTGCGGCAATAATATTTTCTTTTTTGGCTTCAGCCGTCACCATTAAAACAGGCAGACTAGATAAAGCAGGGTCGGCACGAATAGCTTGCAGCATTTGTAAACCGTCCATGTTGGGCATATTCCAGTCCGACACGACGAAATCAAATTTCGCGCTTTTAAGCATTTGCAAACCTTGTGCACCATCTTCAGCTTCTTCAACGTTGGCGTAGCCTAACTCCTTCAATAAATTACGTACGATGCGACGCATCGTAGAAAAATCATCCACTACTAAAAACTTGAGGTTTTTATCTGCCATACTTCACTCCTTAATCTCCAAATATATTGTCACACTCGCAAAGAACGACTACCTTGCGACGCCAAATAGCCTAATACCTTGCCTGGCAAATCTTTAATGTGCCCCACTTCATCAACCGCGCCTATCGCGATTGCTTCCTTAGGCATCCCAAATACAACACAACTAGCTTCATCCTGTGCAAAAGTGTGGGCACCCGCCTGTTTCAACGTTAACATTTGCTGTGCGCCATCTTTACCCATACCTGTCAATATCACCCCAACCGCATTTTTACCTGCTGCTTTAGCTGCAGATGCAAACAATACATCAACTGAAGGCCGATGATGATTTACTGGCGCGCTTTGTTCAAGCTGAGTCATATAATTTGCACCACTACGCACC encodes:
- the cheZ gene encoding protein phosphatase CheZ, with product MMDNATPKNIKNAEASQPNHDELLSQVGQLTRTLHDSLRELGFDKVIQEAAQEIPDVRDRLSYVAKLTEQAAQRVLNATDKALPLQENIAGNASDIANDWRSLLDQPFSEAICREMVVATAQSLQMMAADANTTKVQLMEIMMAQDFQDLTGQVIRKITDLAHNLESQLVQLLVEHAPAEIKREVDASLLNGPVINHGEDGATMASQSQVDDLLDSLGF
- the cheY gene encoding chemotaxis response regulator CheY, yielding MADKNLKFLVVDDFSTMRRIVRNLLKELGYANVEEAEDGAQGLQMLKSAKFDFVVSDWNMPNMDGLQMLQAIRADPALSSLPVLMVTAEAKKENIIAAAQAGANGYVVKPFTAATLDEKLGKIFEKLGM
- a CDS encoding EAL and HDOD domain-containing protein, producing MNDVRLVVREPLLDTQQQVLGYEFSWLKTALVEFDEIEDARALVNLVLENVENGEDAPHNKYSHFLYAPAALIMENAFSELPANSTNLIVNVSELEDDAVYAEVKVLRKAGYGILLRGVDMKALNPKQLILATAIEVYFDPDNFSSQARIYGVLKNSPIRMIARKISNWQEYDACGALGLQAFAGEFYLSPRQVIAKNTGLNPSQVMLLQLMELVRNNADIPKIEDALKHDPAISYKLLHYINSAGFGLGFEIESMRHAIQVLGYNPLYRWLSVLLASANASTASLVLMQAAITRGRLMELLGKSYLSKTEAENLFITGMFSLLDRLLGVTMEDALEQIQLPDAVTDALMTRQGIYAPFLLIAEACEQSQVGAAIPSCDLSMNMDDVNRAHLRALFWAQRLES